In Escherichia ruysiae, a genomic segment contains:
- a CDS encoding YlaC family protein, translating to MTEIQRLLTETIESLNTREKRDNKPRFSISFIRKHPGLFIGMYVAFFATLAVMLQSETLSGSVWLLVVLFILLNGFFFFDVYPRYRYEDIDVLDFRVCYNGEWYNTRFVPAALVETILNSPRVADVHKEQLQKMIARKGELSFYDIFTLARAESTS from the coding sequence ATGACCGAAATACAACGCCTACTGACCGAAACAATTGAATCTCTGAATACGCGCGAAAAACGCGACAACAAGCCCCGCTTTAGTATCAGTTTTATCCGCAAACATCCGGGGCTGTTTATTGGCATGTATGTTGCCTTTTTTGCTACGCTGGCAGTGATGTTGCAGTCCGAAACGCTATCAGGTTCAGTCTGGCTCCTTGTCGTGCTATTCATCCTGCTCAACGGTTTCTTCTTTTTCGATGTCTACCCACGCTACCGCTACGAAGACATCGACGTGCTGGATTTTCGAGTTTGCTATAACGGCGAATGGTATAACACGCGCTTTGTCCCTGCCGCGCTGGTTGAAACCATACTGAACTCGCCGCGTGTCGCAGATGTTCATAAAGAACAACTGCAAAAAATGATCGCCCGTAAAGGCGAGCTGTCTTTTTACGATATTTTCACTCTCGCTCGCGCCGAATCAACATCTTAA
- the maa gene encoding maltose O-acetyltransferase: protein MSTEKEKMIAGELYRSADETLSRDRLRARQLIHQYNHSSPEDQSLRQKILADLLGQVADAYIEPSFRCDYGYNIFLGKGFYANFDCVMLDVCPIHIGDNCMLAPGVHIYTATHPIDPVARNSGVELGKPVTIGNNVWIGGRAIINPGVTIGDNVVVASGAVVTKDVPDNVVVGGNPARVIKKL from the coding sequence ATGAGCACAGAAAAAGAAAAGATGATTGCTGGTGAGTTGTATCGATCGGCAGATGAGACTTTATCTCGCGATCGCCTGCGCGCTCGTCAGCTTATTCACCAATACAATCATTCCTCGCCGGAAGATCAATCCTTACGCCAAAAAATCCTCGCCGATTTACTCGGTCAGGTTGCGGATGCGTATATTGAGCCCTCCTTTCGCTGCGACTATGGCTATAACATTTTTCTCGGTAAAGGGTTTTACGCGAACTTCGATTGCGTGATGCTTGATGTCTGCCCTATTCATATCGGCGATAATTGTATGCTGGCGCCTGGTGTCCATATCTACACGGCAACACATCCCATCGACCCTGTAGCACGTAATAGCGGTGTTGAACTGGGGAAACCGGTGACTATCGGTAACAACGTCTGGATTGGTGGTCGTGCCATCATTAACCCGGGCGTTACCATTGGCGATAACGTCGTAGTGGCATCAGGTGCCGTCGTCACCAAAGATGTCCCTGATAATGTTGTCGTAGGCGGTAACCCAGCCAGAGTCATTAAAAAACTGTAA
- a CDS encoding HHA domain-containing protein, whose translation MSDKPLTKTDYLMRLRRCQTIDTLERVIEKNKYELSDNELAVFYSAADHRLAELTMNKLYDKIPSSVWKFIR comes from the coding sequence ATGTCCGATAAGCCTTTAACGAAAACCGATTATTTGATGCGTTTGCGTCGTTGTCAGACAATTGACACGCTGGAACGTGTTATCGAGAAAAATAAATACGAATTATCAGATAATGAACTGGCGGTATTTTACTCAGCCGCAGATCACCGTCTTGCAGAATTGACCATGAATAAGCTTTACGACAAGATCCCTTCCTCGGTGTGGAAATTTATTCGATAA
- the tomB gene encoding Hha toxicity modulator TomB, giving the protein MDEYSPKRHDIAQLKFLCETLYHDCLANLEESNHGWVNDPTSAINLQLNELIEHIATFALNYKIKYNEDNKLIEQIDEYLDDTFMLFSSYGINMQDLQKWRKSGNRLFRCFVNATKENPASLSCSNYYNHG; this is encoded by the coding sequence ATGGATGAATACTCACCAAAAAGACATGATATTGCACAGCTTAAATTTCTCTGCGAAACCCTGTATCATGACTGTCTTGCAAACCTTGAAGAAAGCAATCATGGTTGGGTTAACGACCCTACCTCGGCTATCAATCTGCAGCTTAATGAACTCATTGAGCATATTGCGACCTTCGCACTTAATTACAAAATTAAGTATAATGAAGACAATAAGCTCATTGAGCAGATAGATGAATATCTGGACGACACCTTTATGTTGTTCAGTAGTTATGGTATTAATATGCAGGATCTCCAGAAATGGCGGAAGTCAGGTAACCGACTGTTCCGTTGTTTTGTGAACGCCACTAAAGAGAATCCTGCGAGTTTATCTTGTTCTAATTATTACAACCATGGGTAG